GGGTCTGCGCGCGGAGTTCGGCTTCGGAGCAGACGGCTGGCCTGCACGCCGCTGGCCACGCCCAGCACGCCCGTCACGCACGTGATGGCACCGAAAATCAAACTGCCCGCACACAAACCACACACGCAGTCATTCGAGACGGTCGGAAaggcatccaaaaaaaaaaagtataacccTCAAATTTCAAATCCAGACTATCTTGACCTATTTCCTAATTATTGTGACGAATGAGTGGCATCATCAGTTTCTTCACCTAAATGAATGGCACTGattattaactcattcggtaccaaccaattctggaccaagtctgaaaagacgtttaaaaacgtctttgggaatgaatgagtgaataacAAGATGAACATTCGCAAAGGTCATCgataacatttggaaaatgggagTTTGAGCATGACTGACACGCAAAGGACTGAGACGGCCTAAAaatctttccccccccccccccgacaggtGTCTTTATTGCTATTAATCGCATGATTTGAAAATGAGCTTGACAAGTCTTGTCAAGTTATGTCattcaagtcaaagtcaatccttaatttttagcccaaaaagcgctgaaattGTCTCCTTGAGTCTGGCTGGGGTCAAGTCACATAACCGGCGTTCCCTTCCCCTACCGGCGACCCGGGGCGAAGGCTCACCTGTCTGAGGACGAGCAGTGAGCCTCCATGCAGGGCGCGCGCTCGCCCGTAAACATGGCCGCCCTGAACAGGAAGGTGGGCGCCCACAGTGCCAGCGAGCCTGTGACGAAGGCCACCGCCGTGAAGCCCAACGTGGACAGCACGAAGCTCGTGCTGCTCCACAAACAACGGCAAAGagaagtggggggcggggggggggggggggagtgcatgTGTGCTCGGTTAGGAGTTGTCGAGCGCGGGATCCCCCGGGGGCGGCCAGCGTGTCTTACTTTCTACTCAGCGCTCGCAAGTCATCGATCCAGCCGCTTTGATGAAGCTGACGTTCGGGCCGAGCTTCGATGGCGCCGCGTTTTGGCTCCTTCACCACCAGGATCAGGAGCATCACGGCCACCAGACCCAACGCCGGCGTCACCTGCGATAGAGCCGGCACGCTCAGGCGATGACGACGAGGACGACAACAACGCACACGGACGCACCCTCAGAGCCCAGTGCCAGTCCATGGTCACGTTGCTGACTTGGGAGCCCACAATGTAGCCCAGACCGCTGCGGAGACAAGAAGACGACGACGCCGATGGCGGCTCTGAGGACGCTCGGtaacgcggggggtgctggcgcCGCGCCTACCTGCCGACGGGGATGGCAAAGTAGAAGATGGACAGCATGTTGGTGCGACGGTCCTTGACGTAGAGGTCGGCGATGATGGTGGGTGCGATGGTGGAGTAGCTGGCCTCGCCCACACCCACCAGGCCTCGCGTCAGCAGCAGGGCCCAGAAGTGctgagaggaaaacaaaacaaatggactCGCCGTCACCGTCTCAGCACGCCAGCTTGTCACACAAGCCCAaaaaagttgagaaaaaaaggacacgcgaggaagttgaaaaatgcaaacataatAAATAAGAGGACACCAAATTTGAGAAACTTCAAGAGTGCAATGAAAGGAAGGACACGTGGGAATTCGAGAGAGCACCTTGCAGACACATGAAGTTGCCAAAGATCAAGAGGGCAAACACCGCGATGAGGGAAGGTTGCCGCTGACCTGCTTGGGCGTGTAGGAGCTGGCGAGCGTGACGAGGGACCAGAAAGTGATGCCGACGCTCATGATTATCTTGCGGTTGTAGCGGTCGCCCAGGTAACCGAAGAGCGGTGCCAGGAACATGTAACTGCAGATGAAGACTGGAGGCCAGACATGGCCCAAGTGAGGTCACAGGCTGGCCGTGGACAGACGCTGCTGCCTTGTGTGTACCGTTCATACGTCAACATTGtggccatattggatgtggcaaagcGCATCGACAAGATGGGTCATTCGCCTTCTGCTAAAATGTGATGTGGGCCCCACCCTGCCACATCCAACATGGCAGTGCTGTTGACATACAGTTGAGTGCTGAAGGCAAGGACTTCATCATGACTGGACTATCAATCGGCTGCTTGTGGCTGAAGCCCGAGGGCAGCCATCTTGCATTGCCACTGTTaactgacaacattttttttcctcctgaaaacactttttttggccAGGATCCTGTTCAGTAAGCGgcattattaattcattcatataCACGTCCGTGCCTGAGGGCGGCAGCCATGTTTGACATCGACGTGCATTCTCACCTGTCTGGAGCAGACCAGATTTGCTGTCATCGATCCCAAAATAACGCTCGATGTCGGGAAGGACACCTGCCGGGTGAATGACATCATCAGGGTGCGCCTGGTGCCCGCACGGGCGtaagtgtgcatgcgtgcgagcACGGGTACCTGCGATGGTGAACCTGTCCATGTAGTTGAGTAGGTTGACAAAACACAGGATTAGGACGGTGAGCACAGCCCGCAAGGGCGATACGCCGCTGCTATGCTCCTCCCCCTGGACCGCATCCCgacactcctcctcctcctccgtcgaCACCGCCTCACTGTCATCCGACATAAACGGCGTCGCATCTGTCGCGGGCGTGTCTGCAGACATGGCGGCCGCTGCGGCAACAACATTGAAGTCATGCAACTAGCTAAAGCTTTTAGTTGTTATCAAGGGTGTCCCGCTTTagtatgtactagtatgctctttgtcctcTCTGCTAGTACAACTTGGGCAAACTAGTAGAatgacttattaaaaaaaaaagctacttatCTTAACAGTCATACAGGTAGGCCTAAAATCACActagtagaaaaaaaacacgacttgTATGTCGTTCTTCGGGTGTGCTGAACAGGTTTTACTCGAGTTGACCGGTACATGAATGCACGGACCAACAAATGGATTTGCATACAATGCATGTGCTGGCAGCAGGTATACCTAATCAAGTGGCCTGAGGGCGTGGTATCCTGAAGTGAAGTCACGAGGTGCATCAGTTAGGGGTGGCTTAGAGACGGCTTGCAGTTTGATTGCACGCTTTCCTTCTTGGACAAGAAGCACGTGACTGGGCAGCTTGGACGTCAATCATtcgctcatcacccacctgacAACATACGTGAACTTTCCAAAT
This region of Hippocampus zosterae strain Florida chromosome 17, ASM2543408v3, whole genome shotgun sequence genomic DNA includes:
- the spns1 gene encoding protein spinster homolog 1, whose translation is MSADTPATDATPFMSDDSEAVSTEEEEECRDAVQGEEHSSGVSPLRAVLTVLILCFVNLLNYMDRFTIAGVLPDIERYFGIDDSKSGLLQTVFICSYMFLAPLFGYLGDRYNRKIIMSVGITFWSLVTLASSYTPKQHFWALLLTRGLVGVGEASYSTIAPTIIADLYVKDRRTNMLSIFYFAIPVGSGLGYIVGSQVSNVTMDWHWALRVTPALGLVAVMLLILVVKEPKRGAIEARPERQLHQSGWIDDLRALSRNTSFVLSTLGFTAVAFVTGSLALWAPTFLFRAAMFTGERAPCMEAHCSSSDSLIFGAITCVTGVLGVASGVQASRLLRSRTPRADPLVCAAGLLLSAPFLYLAVVCAQASTVATYVFIFLGETFLSMNWAIVADILLYVVVPTRRSTAEALQIVISHLLGDAGSPYLIGVVSDSLRKSDSFLWQFRSLQLSLLLCAFVAVGGGAFFLATALFIERDRQRAENLTAADDDEPIVVPKSGRSTLVPVSSVLI